From one Planctomycetia bacterium genomic stretch:
- a CDS encoding protein kinase: MSASLQANAQMPPPATSDKNDLFAQYQILEDLGDFPNYSLFRVKAPNGTIKLWKKVDLQFSANSIETRLLPVIERVTHPNLNAVSNSFHFPDKGLLFVESEFPVKTLRHRLEEIRNTKTVGTAAGGIPVNELFSYIVQVAEAIDYLNTPHHPYQGKKIAIYHRALSPDSLHLFEEKGKIICKLGDFGLAKPIIDSPDAARHSLGLTNYDYSPPEFDEGLTTSTSDQYSLATTYCELRTGKLPFSGTLLQKLQAQLSGNPDLSLLEPAERPIVSRALSREPTARFPTCREFVRQLQQALGGVVSVPMLAPSPAKGAAGETTATGAFFTNNTQSGWALSSKPVGRSGGALFNISTSKEPKAPAKQEPLPPVPSISKPAAAPVVPPPPKVAPAAPAPVLPPPLPTARPKRETAPAFEMKMDAVAEKKPEKKPVVADDNYDEINQWKPGSVSVGPTKPPVKEEKQPKPSSQQDIKITPPPAVVRKESISHKAKETLELIKRRQTGAAEPEEPRSKAPAQGGKMFGGVSRDTNAPAFNESDAGQATRRGSTQNMGIPLPPRMPQPTQAATPSRQSSPVPLPRRHSAPPTPAQPVQVTQASLGEDAPVVKSNFMSLMTMIMVSILAFCIGMIVLFYLAK; encoded by the coding sequence TTGTCAGCATCACTCCAGGCAAACGCCCAAATGCCTCCACCTGCAACTTCGGATAAGAACGATCTTTTTGCCCAATATCAGATCCTGGAAGATCTGGGAGACTTTCCCAATTACAGCTTGTTCCGGGTGAAGGCCCCTAATGGCACCATCAAGCTCTGGAAGAAAGTCGATCTGCAATTCAGCGCCAACAGCATCGAAACGCGATTGCTGCCTGTCATCGAACGAGTCACGCATCCCAATCTCAATGCGGTCAGCAACAGCTTTCATTTTCCCGATAAGGGATTGCTGTTTGTCGAAAGCGAATTTCCTGTCAAAACACTCAGACATCGACTGGAAGAAATACGGAATACCAAAACGGTAGGCACCGCGGCAGGTGGCATCCCGGTCAACGAGTTGTTCAGCTACATTGTTCAAGTTGCAGAAGCGATCGATTATCTCAACACGCCACATCATCCCTATCAGGGCAAGAAGATTGCGATTTACCACCGGGCGCTGTCGCCCGATTCCCTGCATCTTTTCGAAGAGAAAGGGAAGATCATCTGCAAACTGGGCGACTTCGGATTAGCCAAGCCGATCATCGATTCTCCCGATGCTGCCCGGCATTCACTCGGCCTGACCAACTATGATTACTCGCCGCCTGAGTTTGATGAAGGGCTGACGACCAGCACCAGTGATCAGTATTCGCTGGCAACCACCTACTGTGAACTGCGCACAGGCAAACTGCCTTTCTCCGGCACGCTACTCCAGAAACTGCAGGCGCAATTGTCAGGCAACCCCGATCTGAGCCTTCTGGAACCAGCCGAACGGCCCATTGTTTCGCGGGCGCTCAGTCGTGAACCAACTGCCCGTTTCCCGACTTGCCGGGAATTTGTCAGGCAACTGCAGCAGGCGCTGGGTGGCGTGGTCTCGGTACCGATGCTTGCTCCCAGCCCGGCCAAGGGCGCTGCTGGCGAAACCACTGCAACCGGTGCGTTCTTTACCAACAACACTCAATCAGGCTGGGCGCTCTCGAGCAAACCGGTAGGGCGCAGTGGCGGAGCCTTGTTCAATATCTCCACGAGCAAGGAACCGAAAGCTCCCGCGAAGCAGGAACCTTTGCCACCCGTACCATCCATCTCCAAGCCAGCCGCGGCGCCGGTAGTTCCCCCACCGCCTAAAGTAGCACCTGCTGCGCCAGCTCCGGTGCTGCCGCCACCACTACCCACGGCACGGCCCAAGCGGGAAACGGCACCAGCGTTTGAAATGAAAATGGACGCTGTCGCCGAGAAAAAGCCGGAGAAAAAACCTGTTGTTGCTGACGACAATTACGATGAGATTAACCAGTGGAAACCCGGTTCAGTTTCCGTGGGGCCCACCAAGCCACCTGTCAAGGAAGAGAAGCAACCGAAGCCGAGTTCACAGCAGGATATCAAGATCACGCCTCCTCCCGCGGTGGTGCGTAAGGAATCGATCAGCCATAAAGCGAAAGAAACACTCGAATTGATCAAACGCCGACAGACTGGTGCAGCGGAACCGGAAGAACCGCGAAGCAAAGCGCCTGCTCAGGGCGGAAAGATGTTTGGTGGCGTGTCACGGGATACCAATGCCCCAGCATTCAATGAGAGTGATGCAGGGCAGGCCACCCGCCGGGGTTCCACGCAGAACATGGGCATCCCGCTGCCACCCCGCATGCCACAGCCAACGCAGGCTGCCACGCCTTCCCGGCAGTCTTCACCTGTTCCGTTGCCACGAAGGCATTCTGCACCGCCGACACCAGCTCAACCCGTGCAGGTAACTCAGGCATCGCTGGGGGAAGATGCCCCCGTGGTCAAGTCCAACTTCATGTCGCTCATGACGATGATCATGGTCAGCATCCTGGCATTCTGCATTGGGATGATTGTGCTGTTTTACCTGGCGAAGTAG